The proteins below are encoded in one region of Arthrobacter sp. CJ23:
- a CDS encoding ANTAR domain-containing protein, with translation MPFTRAPSPGTLIEAAESYEHIASGALRLSVRIARLSESRQNLMAAMESRTVIDLAAGVIMAENRCSQNDALTILKNASNYRNIKLRDLAASIVASISNDHKVITRFED, from the coding sequence ATGCCCTTCACACGCGCGCCTTCTCCCGGAACATTGATCGAGGCCGCAGAAAGCTACGAGCATATCGCCTCCGGAGCTCTTCGTCTGTCTGTGAGAATCGCCCGGCTCAGTGAGTCCCGTCAGAACCTGATGGCCGCGATGGAGTCCAGGACCGTCATTGATCTCGCAGCCGGTGTGATCATGGCAGAGAACCGGTGCAGCCAGAATGATGCGCTCACCATCCTGAAAAACGCCTCAAACTACCGCAACATCAAACTGCGCGACCTCGCCGCATCAATCGTCGCTTCGATTTCCAACGATCACAAGGTCATCACCAGGTTCGAGGATTAG
- a CDS encoding IS256 family transposase, producing the protein MIDPVTGEIIDQKELAERLLAQAKEQGVSLVGPGGLLNQLTKNVLEAALDAELTEHLGHEHGQKPVAANMRNGTRSKTVLTEIGPVEIEVPRDRDGSCEPVIVPKRRRRLDGIDEVVLSLSARGLTTGEIAAHFEEVYGARVSKDTISRITEKVAAELAEWSARPLDPVYPVLFVDAIVVKVRDGQVRNTPFYVVMGVTANGERDILGIWAGDGGEGARFWLQVFSELKNRGVEDVLIAVCDGLKGLPEAITTTWERTIVQQCIVHLIRNSFRYAGRQHRDGIVKALKPVYTAPSEQAAKDRFAEFTAEWGQRYPAIVRLWESSWAEFVPFLEYDVEIRRVICTTNAIESINARYRRAVRARGHFPNEAAALKCLYLVTRSLDPTGGGRARWTMRWKPALNAFAITFAGRFERTTH; encoded by the coding sequence ATGATCGATCCTGTGACGGGAGAGATCATCGATCAGAAGGAGCTTGCGGAGCGGTTGCTCGCGCAGGCCAAGGAACAGGGCGTGAGCCTGGTAGGCCCTGGCGGGCTGCTGAACCAGCTCACGAAGAACGTCCTGGAAGCCGCGCTGGACGCGGAACTGACCGAGCACCTCGGGCATGAGCATGGCCAGAAACCGGTCGCCGCGAACATGCGTAACGGCACGAGATCAAAGACCGTGCTGACCGAGATCGGCCCGGTTGAGATCGAGGTGCCCCGGGACCGGGACGGGTCATGTGAGCCGGTGATCGTGCCGAAACGGAGACGGCGTTTGGACGGGATCGACGAGGTCGTGCTCTCGCTCTCGGCACGTGGGCTGACTACCGGGGAAATTGCCGCGCACTTCGAGGAGGTTTACGGGGCCAGGGTCTCTAAAGACACCATCAGCCGCATCACGGAGAAAGTCGCCGCCGAACTGGCTGAATGGTCGGCCCGGCCGCTGGATCCGGTTTATCCGGTGCTCTTCGTTGACGCGATCGTGGTCAAGGTCCGTGACGGGCAGGTACGCAATACCCCGTTCTATGTCGTCATGGGAGTCACCGCGAACGGGGAACGGGACATTCTGGGTATCTGGGCCGGTGACGGTGGCGAGGGTGCCCGGTTCTGGCTGCAGGTATTCTCCGAGCTGAAGAACCGGGGTGTGGAAGATGTTTTGATCGCTGTCTGCGACGGGCTCAAGGGCCTGCCGGAAGCGATCACGACCACATGGGAACGCACGATCGTGCAGCAATGCATCGTGCACCTGATCCGCAACAGCTTCCGCTACGCCGGACGCCAGCACCGCGACGGCATCGTGAAGGCACTCAAACCCGTTTACACCGCCCCGTCCGAGCAAGCGGCGAAGGACCGGTTCGCCGAGTTCACGGCCGAGTGGGGTCAGCGATATCCGGCAATCGTGCGGCTCTGGGAGTCCTCCTGGGCGGAATTCGTGCCGTTCCTGGAGTACGACGTGGAGATCAGGCGGGTGATCTGCACAACGAACGCGATCGAGTCGATCAACGCCCGCTACCGCAGGGCTGTGAGGGCCCGCGGGCACTTTCCGAACGAGGCCGCTGCCCTGAAATGCCTGTATCTGGTCACCAGATCCCTTGATCCAACGGGCGGCGGAAGAGCACGCTGGACCATGAGGTGGAAGCCCGCACTCAACGCGTTCGCCATAACGTTCGCCGGACGGTTCGAAAGAACCACTCACTAA
- a CDS encoding DapH/DapD/GlmU-related protein translates to MKFDYSPWLFWPGASGEERESQLGHQDALKQLDGVTIGSNVFLSPLAMIDPTRFSIGSGSYVAAHAYITDTVDLGDNTTVNAFTVVRGKVSIGNAVRIGAHTSILGFNHSMDPSEPVYKQPHTSKGILIGDDVWIGSNVVIVDGVTIGSHAVLAAGAVVTRDVPDWSIAGGNPARHIRDRRDTGRKDGAGAETLAQTLADFAGAARAEAPMLLGRSWDPDASGGRYVDQPGAAPTVRAHCDAIEIADLLLGAPPAQLSLSAHIDRLQGLQDPASGLVGQYASDGRPDRGPLDFGTGDAAYHVLSVGYALDLLGSRFRHPIHAVASMGPEELAAAVEALPWRKEPWASGAWIDAWGTATYWNLAQGVSTATTPLNTLFGWLLVSASTATGTWGQPSTDMRLKVVNGYYRLTRGTFAQFGVPVPHADALIDTVLGHAADPRYFASGRPNACNVLDVAHPLWLARKQSNHRQADVQIWARLQLDAAMAQWIPGAGLPFSFSPTSAAGRPSLQGTEMWLAIIWYLADLLGEAEALGYRPRGVHRPEPAFSLPTL, encoded by the coding sequence ATGAAGTTCGACTACTCACCCTGGCTGTTCTGGCCTGGCGCAAGCGGGGAGGAGCGGGAGAGCCAGCTTGGGCACCAGGATGCCTTGAAACAGCTCGACGGCGTCACCATCGGCAGCAACGTCTTCCTCTCGCCGCTGGCCATGATCGACCCCACTCGGTTCAGCATCGGCTCGGGGTCGTATGTCGCCGCCCACGCCTACATCACTGACACCGTGGACCTGGGGGACAACACCACCGTCAATGCCTTCACGGTGGTCCGGGGAAAGGTCAGCATTGGCAATGCGGTACGCATCGGGGCGCACACGTCCATCCTTGGCTTCAACCACTCCATGGATCCGTCGGAACCGGTCTACAAGCAGCCCCACACGAGCAAGGGCATCCTGATTGGCGATGACGTCTGGATCGGGTCCAATGTCGTTATCGTCGACGGCGTGACCATCGGCTCCCACGCCGTGCTCGCCGCTGGGGCGGTCGTGACCCGCGACGTGCCGGATTGGTCCATAGCCGGTGGAAACCCCGCCCGGCACATTCGCGACCGGAGAGACACCGGGCGGAAGGACGGCGCCGGGGCGGAAACGCTTGCCCAGACCCTTGCGGACTTTGCCGGCGCTGCCCGCGCCGAGGCCCCGATGCTTCTTGGCCGGTCCTGGGATCCCGACGCCAGTGGCGGCCGGTACGTCGACCAGCCCGGCGCGGCACCCACGGTGCGGGCGCATTGCGACGCCATCGAGATCGCCGATCTGCTGCTGGGGGCCCCACCGGCCCAGCTGAGCCTCAGCGCCCACATCGATCGCTTGCAGGGGCTGCAGGATCCTGCGAGTGGACTCGTGGGCCAGTACGCCTCCGACGGTCGGCCCGACAGGGGTCCGTTGGATTTCGGAACCGGTGATGCGGCCTACCATGTCCTCTCGGTGGGCTACGCGCTCGATCTGCTCGGCAGCAGGTTCCGGCATCCCATCCACGCCGTCGCCTCGATGGGACCGGAGGAACTCGCCGCAGCCGTCGAGGCGCTGCCATGGCGCAAGGAACCCTGGGCCTCAGGCGCGTGGATTGATGCGTGGGGGACGGCCACGTACTGGAACCTCGCCCAGGGAGTCTCCACCGCCACTACACCGCTGAACACGCTCTTTGGCTGGCTGCTGGTGAGCGCCTCCACTGCCACGGGAACCTGGGGGCAGCCCTCCACCGACATGAGGCTCAAGGTGGTCAACGGGTACTACCGGTTGACGCGCGGCACGTTCGCGCAGTTCGGCGTACCCGTCCCCCACGCCGATGCGCTGATCGACACGGTGCTGGGCCATGCCGCAGATCCCCGCTATTTCGCCTCAGGGAGGCCGAACGCCTGCAACGTCCTTGACGTCGCCCACCCACTCTGGCTGGCACGCAAACAATCCAACCACCGGCAGGCGGACGTGCAGATCTGGGCACGGCTGCAGCTCGACGCTGCCATGGCGCAGTGGATCCCTGGCGCCGGCCTGCCGTTCAGCTTCTCCCCCACCAGTGCGGCGGGCCGGCCCAGCCTCCAGGGAACCGAAATGTGGCTGGCCATCATCTGGTACCTGGCCGACCTGCTCGGCGAGGCAGAGGCGCTGGGCTACCGGCCCCGCGGGGTACACAGGCCCGAACCTGCCTTCAGCCTGCCCACGCTCTAG
- a CDS encoding IS3 family transposase: protein MFHRVRYISTDALAAQLNEYIRWYNTERISTKLEGLSRCNTGPRPSRPRILLGQSNFLNICPHSAAKARVVSGVSCPEPRPTSCQIFALGFGRCEDGWPGLSRRRAEVRGKRRQRSVFCRRLPSLPEAPSGSACSVLWESGAR from the coding sequence ATGTTCCACCGCGTCCGGTACATCAGCACCGACGCGCTGGCCGCACAGTTGAACGAGTACATCCGCTGGTACAACACCGAACGGATCTCGACAAAGCTCGAGGGCCTGAGCCGGTGCAATACCGGGCCCAGGCCCTCGCGGCCTAGGATCTTACTTGGCCAGTCCAACTTCCTGAACATTTGCCCACATTCGGCCGCCAAGGCCCGAGTCGTGAGCGGCGTCTCTTGCCCTGAGCCCCGACCCACCTCATGCCAAATCTTTGCCCTTGGTTTCGGGCGATGCGAAGACGGCTGGCCGGGATTATCCAGGCGGCGCGCTGAAGTGCGCGGGAAACGGCGACAACGGTCGGTCTTTTGCCGGAGGCTTCCCTCGTTGCCAGAAGCACCTTCCGGTTCTGCATGCTCGGTGCTGTGGGAAAGCGGCGCACGGTGA